The following are encoded in a window of Haloferax sp. Atlit-12N genomic DNA:
- a CDS encoding capsular biosynthesis protein, with product MTDNELVDDHGAQVDAGDRVLVDFDNTLTEGDVAYWEGERPDPDDDVVDAVNECYFAGCTVIVWTARPWSEAARLAAHLTEWGVRWHGLRCDKGSGDVYVDDKALRPDTFADATSN from the coding sequence ATGACCGACAACGAGCTGGTCGACGACCACGGTGCCCAGGTGGACGCCGGCGACCGCGTCCTCGTCGACTTCGACAACACACTCACCGAAGGAGACGTCGCATACTGGGAAGGAGAAAGACCCGACCCGGACGACGACGTCGTCGACGCGGTCAACGAGTGCTACTTCGCTGGGTGCACGGTCATCGTCTGGACGGCGCGCCCTTGGAGCGAGGCGGCTCGCCTCGCCGCACACCTCACCGAGTGGGGCGTCCGCTGGCACGGGCTTCGGTGCGACAAAGGCTCGGGAGACGTCTACGTCGACGACAAAGCACTCCGACCGGACACGTTCGCGGACGCCACCT